The sequence GAGTCACCTTCTCGTTGGTCAACAGCGAGGCGGCGTAGACGGCGGCGGCGGCGAGGCCGACCGGCGACTTACCCGAGTGGACGCCCTGTTCTTTGGCGTTCTTCAGCAGTTTTCGTGCGCGGCGTTCGGCCTCGTCGGAGAGGTCGAGCGCCGAGGCGAACCGCGGGACGTAGCTCTCGGGGTCTGCGGGCTGGATTTCGAGTTTCAGCTCGCGGACGACGTAGCGGTACGTCCGGGCGATTTCGTCCTTCTCGACGCGGGAGACGCCCGAAATCTCGTCGAGACTGCGCGGCGTTCCGGCCTGACGAGCGGCGGCGTACAGACTGGCCGTCGAGACGCCCTCGATGGAGCGGCCGGGGAGCAGGTCCTCGCCGAGCGCGCGGCGATAGATGACCGAGGCGGTCTCGCGGACGTTCTCGGGGAGGCCGAGCGCCGAGGCCATGCGGTCTATCTCGCCGAGTGCCTGTTTCAGGTTGCGCTCTTTGGAGTCGCGGGTGCGGAAGCGCTCGTTCCACGTCCGTAGCCGCTGCATCTTCTCCCGCTGGCGGCTCGACAGCGAGTTACCGTAGGCGTCCTTGTTCTGCCAACCGATGTTCGTCGACAGCCCCTTGTCGTGCATCATGTTCGTCGTCGGTGCGCCGACGCGGGACTTCTGGTCTTTCTCCTTGGAGTCGAACGCGCGCCACTCGGGGCCGCGGTCGATGCCGTCCTCCTCGACGACGAGACCGCAGTCGGTACAGACGGTCTCGCCGTGTTCGGTGTCGCTGGCCAACTGTCCGCCGCACTCCGGGCAGCGCAGCGTCTCGTCGGCTTCGTCTTCGTTCTCTTCCTCGTCTCTCTGTCGGGTGCGCTCGCCCGTGTACCGTCGGACACTATCAGTCATTGTTAGGGGTAGTGGGGTGGTGGAGAGACGCCTCTCTCGTGGACTGTTCTCCATCGGGTTGTTCGGAAGCGATTCACTTAAGTCTGGTGCCGAAATTAGGGGTCGAGACGCCTCGAAAACTACGTTCCGGCGGGCCGGTCGCACCGATGGTTTCGATGGTGGATTCGGTCCGGTGGCGCTGGCGTCTCGTCACGGGGGCCGATACTTTTCGCTTTCGCCGAACGTCGCTCTCGTCGGCGACTCGCGGTGCATCGAAACCCTTACTCCCGGCCCCCGACACCGAGACGGTATGAGCGACACGTCCGTCGACGCGGAGGAAGTGCGTCACGTTGCGACCCTCGCGCGGGTCGACCTCGACGACGCCGAGGTCGAGGAGTTCGCCGCGCAGTTCGCCGATATTCTCACGTACTTCGACGCGCTCGACGAAGTGCCCGAAGTCGACGACGAAGCCGAGTTGGTGAACGTGATGCGCCCCGACGAGGTCCGCGAGAGCCTCAGTCAGGAGGAGGCGCTCTCGAACGCCGCGGAGGCCGAAGACGGCTTCTTCAAGGGGCCGAAGGTGTCGTAGATGGCTGCCGACCTCAACATCTTCGTCACCGAGGAGACCGTCGAATCGGACGCCGACGGCCCGCTGAGCGGCACGACCGTCGCCGTCAAGGACAACATCAGCACCGAGGGTCTCCGCACGACTTGCGGGTCGGCGATGCTCGACGACTACGTCCCGCCGTACGACGCGACGGTCGTCGAGCGCCTGAAGGACGCGGGCGCGACCATCGTCGGCAAGGCGAACATGGACGAGTTCGGGATGGGGTCGACCACCGAGACGTCGGCGTTCGGCGCGACGAGGAACCCCGTCGACCCCGAACGCGTCCCCGGCGGCTCGTCCGGCGGCTCCGCGGCGGCGGTCGCGGCGGGCGAGGCGGACCTCGCGCTCGGCACCGACACCGGCGGCTCGGTTCGCAACCCCGCGGCGTTCTGCGGCGTCGTCGGCATCAAACCCACCTACGGGCTCGTCTCGCGCTACGGGCTCGTCGCCTACGCCAACAGCCTCGAACAGATCGGACCGTTCGGCTCCACCGTCGAGGAGGCGGCGACGTTGCTCGACGTGATTTCGGGACCGGACGCCAACGACGCGACGACTCGTGACGCGAGCGAGGCACGAAGCGCCTCGGATGGTCGAACGGGCACCGCCCGTGAGACGGGGACGAGCTCCGACTACGCGAGCGCCGCCGACGGCGACGTCGACGGCCTCACCGTCGGCGTCCCCACGGAACTGGTCGACGGTGCGGACGACCGCGTCGTCGAGGTGTTCGAGGACGCCCTCTCGGAACTCGAAGCGCAGGGCGTAGAGACGACGGAGGTGAGCCTCGAGTCCGTCGGCCACGCGGTGCAGGCGTACTACGTCATCGCGATGTCCGAAGCCTCCTCGAATCTCGCGCGGTTCGACGGCGTCAGATACGGAAAATCGGGCGGCTACGAGGGCAACTGGAACGAGTCGTTCGCCCGCGCCCGCGAGGAGGGCTTCGGCTCGGAGGTCAAACGTCGTATCCTCCTCGGCACCTACGCGCTGTCGGCGGGCTACCACGACAAGTACTACAAGAAGGCCCAGGACGCCCGCGCGTGGGTGGCGCAGGACTTCGACGCCGCCTTCGAGAGCGTCGACGTACTCGCGTCGCCGACGATGCCCGTCCTCCCGCCGAAACTCGGCGAGAGCCTCGACGACCCGCTGCAACTGTACCTCACCGACGCGAACACGGTGCCGGTGAACCTGGCGAACCTCCCGGCCATCTCGGTGCCCGCCGGCGAGGCAGACGGTCTTCCGGTCGGTCTCCAACTCATCGGTCCGAAGTTCGGCGAGGAGCAGATTATTCGGACGGCCAGTGCGGTCGAACAGTAAGCCGCGGTTTTTTGGTCCAGATTTTTCGAGGCGGCCGACGAGCGGAGCGAGGATGGCCGTCGAAGAAAAAGGTGGACGGCCAGCGCCGTCGAACAGTAAGCCGCGGTTTTTTGGTCCAGATTTTTCGAGCCGAGTGCCCGAGCGAAGCGAGGGCCGAGGGCGAAGAAAAAGGTGGGCGTTCAGTGCTCGCGTTCGACGTACCGCGCCTCGAACTCCTCGCGGCTCTTCGACAGGTAGATCGCGCCCTCGACGATGCCGACGAGACCCGGAAGCCCGGTCCAGAAGAACAGGAGGTAGAGGATACCCACCTTCGTCCGGCCGAGGTAGAACTTGTGCGCGCCGAACGACCCGAGCAGGATGGCGAGCAGCGCGGCGACGAGTCGCTTGTCGTCGACGGCCGAGGGCGGCGGGCGCTGACGCACGCCGCAGTGCGGGCAGAGTTCGGCCTCGGCGTCTATCTGTTCGCCGCAGTTGTGACAGTAGACGGTGCCGCCGTCGTCCGCTGTCGTGCCGGTCCCCGTCGACATGTCGGAGTTATCCACCATGTGACGGTGGTCGTCGAGTATCGGCAAAAATGTCGGGGCGTCTCTCCGTCGAGCACCCCACTCTGTTTCCGGTTCCGCCCGAACAGCGTCCGAGGGCGACTCGCTCGTGACGAGAGAGCGGGGACCTCACCGCTTCCAGTACTCGGGCGTCAGGAGGACCAGCACAGGAAGTATCTCCAACCGACCGATCCACATCAACACCACCATCAGCAGTTTCGACGCGTTCGAGAACTCGACGAATCCGCCCATCGGGCCGAGGAAGCCGAAGCCCGGACCGACGTTGCCGATGGTCGTCGCCGACGCGCTCACGAGTTCCAACACCGTCACGTCGAGGCCGACGCGGACGGCGTCGAGTCCGAGCAGTATCGTCGCCACGGCGAAGATGACGAAGTAGAGGAGCGTAAACGCGTAGATGCCGCGGACGGCCCGCTCGTCGAGTGCGCGGTCGCCGAGTCGGACGGGGCGAACCGCCTCCGGGTGTGCCGTCGTGAACAGTTCACGGCGGAGGGATTTGAGGATGACGTACCAGCGGACGATTTTGATGCCCCCACCGGTCGACCCGGCGCTGCCGCCGATGAACATCGCAAACAGGAGGAGGTACTTCGCGGGCGCGCTCCAGGCGTTGAAGTCGAGACTGGCGTACCCCGTCGTCGTCACGATGGCGAGCACCTGGAACAGCGCCGCCCGTATCGACGGTTCGGCGTCGCCGACGTGGTCGGCCGCCGCGTCGACGACGTAGGCCGCGTCGTACGTCTGCCCGGCCGTGACCGCGTCGGGAGCGACGAACCCGTTTCCGCTGAACAGCAGTCCCGCGAGGATGGCGGTGAGGACGGCGACGATGCCGAGGTACGTGTGGAACTCCGTGTCCTCGAGGAACGTCCGCGGGTCGTCCGCCAGCGCGTGCCAGATGAGCGCGAAGTTCGTTCCGGCGACGACCATGAAGGGGATGACGACCCACTGGGCGGCCGCCGAGAACGCCTCGATGCTCCGCGCCTCCGGCGAGAAGCCGCCGGTCGGCATCGTCGTCAACCCGTGAGCGACGGCGTTGTAGAAGTCCATCTGCGGTGCCATCCCGCCGCGGTGGAGACCGTACAGGAGGAGGATTTCGAGGACGGTGAACCCGAGGTACGCAGCCCACAGGAGACGCGCCGTCTGGGCGATACGCGGCGTGAGTTTCTCGATACTCGGGCCGGGCGCTTCGGCGTCCATCAACTGCGCGCCGCCGGCGGAGAGCTGCGGGAGGATGGCGACCGCGAGAACGACGATTCCCATCCCGCCGAGCCACTGCGTGAGCTGCCGCCACATCATGATGGCGCGGCCGTGGGTCTCGAAGGAGATGTCCCCGAGAACGGTCGACCCCGTGGTAGAGAAGCCGCTCATGCTCTCGAACAGCGCGTTCACCGGGTTCGCGAGCGTCGACGCCGGCGAGAGGGGTCCGAGCAGAAACGGAATCCCGTGGGCCTCGACGAGATACGGAATCGTGCCGACGAGGGCGACGGCCAGCCACGTCACCCCGACCATCAGAAAACCCTCTCGCGCTCGGAGGTCCGGTTCGGGGTCGAGGCGCTCTAACCACGTTCCGACCGCCGCGGTGACGAGCATCGTCACGAGAAACGGGACGACCGACTCGCCGTAGTAGAGCGCGACGGCGACCGGCAGCGCGAGCGGAACGACCAGATACTTCAGCACCGTCCCGACGAGACTGAGACTGGCGCGGTAGTCGACGCGCAGATGCATCGACCGCCACCGATTCGACGAAGATGTCACGAGTGCGAGCCTGTTTCGATGCGGAGCGTATGAACGTAGTGGAATCCCGTATTCGGCGGAAACGCCGAGCCACGCGCCGCGGGGACGACGTGCCGCGGGGACGACGTGCCGCGCTCAGAGCCTCGGCGTCACGTCGTCGAGCACTTCGATGTCGACGAAGACGACGACGTGGTCGCCGGGTTCGATGACGGTGTCACCGCGCGGGGTGACGAACTCGTCGTGGCGGGTGATAGCGCCGATGACGACGCCGTCGGGCAGTTCCGTCATCACCTCGCTGATGGGCTGTCCGACGAGGATGCTGTCGCGGTCGACCTCTATCTCCAGCACTTCGGCCTTGTCGCTCTCGATGAGCGCGACGTTCTCCGCGCCCCCCTCGTGAGTGAAGCGGGTGATCTCCTCGGCGACGACTTCGCGGGGGTTCAACCCCACGTCGACGCCGACGGCCTCGAACAGTTCGACGTACGTGGGGGTGTCGATAATCGCCACCGTTCGGCCGGCACCGAGACGGGTCGCGAGCAGCGAGACGAGGAGGTTCTTCTCGTCGGAGTCGAGCGCGGAGACGACGACGTCTGCGTCGCCGACGTGCTCGCGTTCGAGGAACTCGGCGTTCGTCGCGTCGCTCTCCATCACGATAGTGCCCGGGAGTTTCTCGGCGAGGCGTCGCGCCCGTTCGGAGTCGTACTCGATGAGTCGCGGGCGCAGTCCCCGCTCTTCGAGCAGGCGGGCGACGTGGTAGCCGACCTCGCTCCCGCCGACGATGACGACCTCCTCGGGCGACCCCGGCGACTCGGCGGGGACGAGCGCGTCCGAGAACGCCTGAACGCTCTCGGGGCTCCCGATGACGACGACGCGGTCGCCGGCGCTGATGACCGACTCCCCGCGGGGGATGACGACCTCGCCGTTCCGGAGGATGGCCGCGAACGTCAGCGAGTCGAAGCGGTCGGCCTCGCGCACGGTCTGGTCGGCGACGGGGCTGTCGGGACTCACCTCGAACTCGGCCATCTGGACGCGACCCTCCGCGAACGGGTCGACGTCGCGGGCGGCGGGCAGGCCGATGATGCGGACGATGGCCTCCGCCGCCAGCAGGTTGGTACAGACCATGAAGTCGATACCGAAGGCGTCGCCGGACTGCTGCCACGTGCGGAGGTGTTCGGTGTTCTTCACGCGTGCGACGGTGAACGCGTCGCTGATGGCTTTCGCCGTCGCGCAGGCGACGATGTTCGTCTCGTCGTTGTCGGTCGTCGCGATGAGCATGTCCGCCTCGTCGATGCCGGCTTCCCGAAGCACCGACAGCGACGTGCCGTCGCCCTGGACGGCGAGCACGTCCAGCGAGTACGTGAGGTCCTCGACGCGGTCGGCGTCGCGTTCGACGATAACGACTTCGTGGCTCCTGTCGAGGTCGGAGGCGATGCTCTCGCCGACCTGACCGGCGCCGATGATGATCACGCGCACGGAGTCCCCGCACCTCTGTTCATACCACT is a genomic window of Haloprofundus halophilus containing:
- a CDS encoding transcription initiation factor IIB: MTDSVRRYTGERTRQRDEEENEDEADETLRCPECGGQLASDTEHGETVCTDCGLVVEEDGIDRGPEWRAFDSKEKDQKSRVGAPTTNMMHDKGLSTNIGWQNKDAYGNSLSSRQREKMQRLRTWNERFRTRDSKERNLKQALGEIDRMASALGLPENVRETASVIYRRALGEDLLPGRSIEGVSTASLYAAARQAGTPRSLDEISGVSRVEKDEIARTYRYVVRELKLEIQPADPESYVPRFASALDLSDEAERRARKLLKNAKEQGVHSGKSPVGLAAAAVYAASLLTNEKVTQSEVSDVANISEVTIRNRYHELLEAEEQVHLP
- the gatC gene encoding Asp-tRNA(Asn)/Glu-tRNA(Gln) amidotransferase subunit GatC; the encoded protein is MSDTSVDAEEVRHVATLARVDLDDAEVEEFAAQFADILTYFDALDEVPEVDDEAELVNVMRPDEVRESLSQEEALSNAAEAEDGFFKGPKVS
- the gatA gene encoding Asp-tRNA(Asn)/Glu-tRNA(Gln) amidotransferase subunit GatA produces the protein MAADLNIFVTEETVESDADGPLSGTTVAVKDNISTEGLRTTCGSAMLDDYVPPYDATVVERLKDAGATIVGKANMDEFGMGSTTETSAFGATRNPVDPERVPGGSSGGSAAAVAAGEADLALGTDTGGSVRNPAAFCGVVGIKPTYGLVSRYGLVAYANSLEQIGPFGSTVEEAATLLDVISGPDANDATTRDASEARSASDGRTGTARETGTSSDYASAADGDVDGLTVGVPTELVDGADDRVVEVFEDALSELEAQGVETTEVSLESVGHAVQAYYVIAMSEASSNLARFDGVRYGKSGGYEGNWNESFARAREEGFGSEVKRRILLGTYALSAGYHDKYYKKAQDARAWVAQDFDAAFESVDVLASPTMPVLPPKLGESLDDPLQLYLTDANTVPVNLANLPAISVPAGEADGLPVGLQLIGPKFGEEQIIRTASAVEQ
- a CDS encoding TM2 domain-containing protein, whose translation is MVDNSDMSTGTGTTADDGGTVYCHNCGEQIDAEAELCPHCGVRQRPPPSAVDDKRLVAALLAILLGSFGAHKFYLGRTKVGILYLLFFWTGLPGLVGIVEGAIYLSKSREEFEARYVEREH
- a CDS encoding TrkH family potassium uptake protein, producing MHLRVDYRASLSLVGTVLKYLVVPLALPVAVALYYGESVVPFLVTMLVTAAVGTWLERLDPEPDLRAREGFLMVGVTWLAVALVGTIPYLVEAHGIPFLLGPLSPASTLANPVNALFESMSGFSTTGSTVLGDISFETHGRAIMMWRQLTQWLGGMGIVVLAVAILPQLSAGGAQLMDAEAPGPSIEKLTPRIAQTARLLWAAYLGFTVLEILLLYGLHRGGMAPQMDFYNAVAHGLTTMPTGGFSPEARSIEAFSAAAQWVVIPFMVVAGTNFALIWHALADDPRTFLEDTEFHTYLGIVAVLTAILAGLLFSGNGFVAPDAVTAGQTYDAAYVVDAAADHVGDAEPSIRAALFQVLAIVTTTGYASLDFNAWSAPAKYLLLFAMFIGGSAGSTGGGIKIVRWYVILKSLRRELFTTAHPEAVRPVRLGDRALDERAVRGIYAFTLLYFVIFAVATILLGLDAVRVGLDVTVLELVSASATTIGNVGPGFGFLGPMGGFVEFSNASKLLMVVLMWIGRLEILPVLVLLTPEYWKR
- the trkA gene encoding Trk system potassium transporter TrkA; this translates as MRVIIIGAGQVGESIASDLDRSHEVVIVERDADRVEDLTYSLDVLAVQGDGTSLSVLREAGIDEADMLIATTDNDETNIVACATAKAISDAFTVARVKNTEHLRTWQQSGDAFGIDFMVCTNLLAAEAIVRIIGLPAARDVDPFAEGRVQMAEFEVSPDSPVADQTVREADRFDSLTFAAILRNGEVVIPRGESVISAGDRVVVIGSPESVQAFSDALVPAESPGSPEEVVIVGGSEVGYHVARLLEERGLRPRLIEYDSERARRLAEKLPGTIVMESDATNAEFLEREHVGDADVVVSALDSDEKNLLVSLLATRLGAGRTVAIIDTPTYVELFEAVGVDVGLNPREVVAEEITRFTHEGGAENVALIESDKAEVLEIEVDRDSILVGQPISEVMTELPDGVVIGAITRHDEFVTPRGDTVIEPGDHVVVFVDIEVLDDVTPRL